One part of the Dysidea avara chromosome 10, odDysAvar1.4, whole genome shotgun sequence genome encodes these proteins:
- the LOC136268647 gene encoding ribonuclease P protein subunit p30-like isoform X1: MPKTKKTSLFHDLRIKLSQDPKHNKELLDLACELGYGCVAVEDEFVLVKKAQVVPPKDVSMVISGYPGCMQKPVKLLRRLTILVEDPSLLHVLASPAVSQYDIVAIQPNSERTFQQACATLPVDIVTMEMTEQLPFILRRQQIGQAIERGLMFEICYSPAILDANARRYTFSNALNLVRLCKGKNVIVSSKAQQPMELRAPYDVANLCHLFGIKGGGKCKDLITTHCQLAVLHAEMRRGSAKGIVTSCSVQNLEEEERWQIADPFDITSGARLKPVDDMNDETPSELKSSIRKRSQSHTPTRESKKAKTTEK; encoded by the exons ATGCCGAAAACGAAAAAGACGAGTCTCTTTCATGACCTGAGGATAAAGTTATCCCAGGATCCTAAGCACAATAAGGAATTGCTGGACTTGGCCTGTGAAC TGGGCTATGGTTGTGTAGCGGTGGAAGATGAGTTTGTACTAGTAAAGAAAGCTCAG GTAGTTCCCCCAAAAGATGTATCCATGGTGATTAGTGGTTACCCAGGATGTATGCAG AAACCTGTCAAGCTACTGAGAAGACTGACCATATTAGTAGAAGATCCAAGTTTGCTGCATGTACTG GCTAGTCCGGCAGTATCACAGTATGACATCGTTGCTATCCAGCCAAACTCTGAGAGGACATTTCAG CAAGCCTGTGCCACATTACCAGTAGACATTGTCACCATGGAGATGACAGAACAGTTACCCTTCATTTTGCGCCGGCAACAAATTGGTCAA GCAATAGAACGAGGGTTGATGTTTGAGATATGTTACTCACCAGCTATACTTG ATGCTAACGCACGGCGTTACACTTTCTCTAATGCGCTCAACCTTGTGAGGCTGTGTAAGGGAAAG AACGTCATTGTCAGCAGTAAGGCACAACAG CCAATGGAATTGAGAGCTCCATATGATGTAGCCAACTT GTGTCACTTATTTGGAATAAAGGGAGGAGGAAAATGTAAGGATTTGATCACCACTCATTGTCAGTTAGCTGTGTTACATGCTG AGATGAGAAGAGGATCAGCTAAAGGTATAGTGACATCTTGTAGTGTACAGAACTTGGAGGAGGAAGAGAGGTGGCAGATTGCTGATCCATTTGATATCACAAGTGGAGCTAGACTAAAGCCAGTTGATGACATGAATGATGAGACTCCCTCAGAGCTGAAAAGTAGCATTAGAAAACGTTCACAATCACACACTCCCACAAGGGAAAGTAAAAAAGCAAAAACAACTGAGAAATAA
- the LOC136268646 gene encoding aspartate aminotransferase, cytoplasmic-like isoform X2 yields MSSVFGHVQAVPNDAIFNLKTLYESDTHPQKVDLGIGAYRTEDGTPWVLPVVRTVEAQMSSDETLNHEYLAIDGLRSFTDAAARLLLGEDSVAITENRYCGVQTLSGTGALRLAFEFYLKHLGQRAVYISKPTWGNHRGVIGEVGFTDIREYCYWNAEQKAVDIDGLLRDLKDAPEGSIVLLQACAHNPTGMDPTKEQWRLIADVVQERKLIPLFDSAYQGFASGDVDNDAYSVREFVKRGVELFTAQSFSKNFGLYNERTGSLCCVLSSTEMASVVRSQLKYLCRRLWSNPPNHGARIVATVLNNPALRADWLESLLIMSSRIKKARQELYQRLRTKGTPGTWEHIVTQIGMFSFSGLSVQQCEVLTNKYHIYLLKNGRISMCGLNSNNLDYVAAAIDDVVRQSNGSVD; encoded by the exons ATGTCATCAGTATTCGGTCACGTACAGGCTGTTCCTAACGACGCGATATTCAATTTGAAGACACTGTACGAAAGCGATACACACCCACAAAAAGTCGATCTCGGAATTGGAG CTTACAGGACAGAGGATGGTACTCCATGGGTGTTGCCTGTTGTAAGGACAGTAGAGGCTCAGATGAGTTCTGATGAAACACTCAATCATGAATACCTTGCTATCGATGGGCTACGCTCCTTTACCGATGCTGCTGCTAGGCTATTGCTAGGGGAGGACAGTGTTGCTATCACTGAAAACAGG TATTGTGGAGTGCAGACATTATCTGGGACTGGAGCTTTACGACTTGCATTTGAGTTCTACCTGAAACACCTTGGGCAACGTGCAGTTTACATCTCTAAACCAACCTGGG GTAACCACCGAGGGGTGATAGGAGAGGTAGGATTTACAGACATCAGGGAGTATTGTTACTGGAATGCTGAACAGAAGGCTGTTGATATTGATGGCTTGTTACGAGACTTGAAG GATGCTCCGGAAGGCTCAATAGTGTTACTACAAGCTTGTGCTCATAACCCAACTGGAATGGATCCTACCAAGGAGCAGTGGAGGTTGATAGCTGATGTAGTCcag GAGAGGAAATTGATCCCCTTGTTTGATTCTGCTTATCAAGGGTTTGCTTCAGGTGATGTTGACAATGATGCGTATAGTGTGAGAGAATTTGTGAAGAGGGGTGTGGAGTTGTTTACAGCGCAGTCATTCTCCAAAAACTTTGGTCTCTACA ATGAACGTACTGGGTCATTGTGCTGTGTCCTGTCTTCCACTGAGATGGCAAGTGTTGTGCGTAGCCAATTGAAGTATTTGTGCCGACGGTTGTGGTCTAACCCTCCCAACCATGGGGCCCGAATTGTAGCCACGGTGCTTAATAACCCAGCACTCAGGGCAGACTG GCTAGAGAGCTTGTTGATCATGTCATCACGGATTAAGAAGGCACGACAGGAATTATACCAACGTCTCAGGACCAAGGGTACCCCAGGTACCTGGGAACACATTGTTACACAAATAGGCATGTTTAGTTTCAGCGGGCTATCAG TTCAGCAGTGTGAAGTATTGACCAACAAGTATCATATTTACTTGCTGAAGAATGGAAGGATTAGTATGTGTGGCCTCAATAGCAACAACTTGGATTatgttgctgctgctattgaTGATGTGGTGCGACAAAGTAACGGAAGTGTGGACTAG
- the LOC136268646 gene encoding aspartate aminotransferase, cytoplasmic-like isoform X1 → MSSEKKLKMSSVFGHVQAVPNDAIFNLKTLYESDTHPQKVDLGIGAYRTEDGTPWVLPVVRTVEAQMSSDETLNHEYLAIDGLRSFTDAAARLLLGEDSVAITENRYCGVQTLSGTGALRLAFEFYLKHLGQRAVYISKPTWGNHRGVIGEVGFTDIREYCYWNAEQKAVDIDGLLRDLKDAPEGSIVLLQACAHNPTGMDPTKEQWRLIADVVQERKLIPLFDSAYQGFASGDVDNDAYSVREFVKRGVELFTAQSFSKNFGLYNERTGSLCCVLSSTEMASVVRSQLKYLCRRLWSNPPNHGARIVATVLNNPALRADWLESLLIMSSRIKKARQELYQRLRTKGTPGTWEHIVTQIGMFSFSGLSVQQCEVLTNKYHIYLLKNGRISMCGLNSNNLDYVAAAIDDVVRQSNGSVD, encoded by the exons GCTGAAGATGTCATCAGTATTCGGTCACGTACAGGCTGTTCCTAACGACGCGATATTCAATTTGAAGACACTGTACGAAAGCGATACACACCCACAAAAAGTCGATCTCGGAATTGGAG CTTACAGGACAGAGGATGGTACTCCATGGGTGTTGCCTGTTGTAAGGACAGTAGAGGCTCAGATGAGTTCTGATGAAACACTCAATCATGAATACCTTGCTATCGATGGGCTACGCTCCTTTACCGATGCTGCTGCTAGGCTATTGCTAGGGGAGGACAGTGTTGCTATCACTGAAAACAGG TATTGTGGAGTGCAGACATTATCTGGGACTGGAGCTTTACGACTTGCATTTGAGTTCTACCTGAAACACCTTGGGCAACGTGCAGTTTACATCTCTAAACCAACCTGGG GTAACCACCGAGGGGTGATAGGAGAGGTAGGATTTACAGACATCAGGGAGTATTGTTACTGGAATGCTGAACAGAAGGCTGTTGATATTGATGGCTTGTTACGAGACTTGAAG GATGCTCCGGAAGGCTCAATAGTGTTACTACAAGCTTGTGCTCATAACCCAACTGGAATGGATCCTACCAAGGAGCAGTGGAGGTTGATAGCTGATGTAGTCcag GAGAGGAAATTGATCCCCTTGTTTGATTCTGCTTATCAAGGGTTTGCTTCAGGTGATGTTGACAATGATGCGTATAGTGTGAGAGAATTTGTGAAGAGGGGTGTGGAGTTGTTTACAGCGCAGTCATTCTCCAAAAACTTTGGTCTCTACA ATGAACGTACTGGGTCATTGTGCTGTGTCCTGTCTTCCACTGAGATGGCAAGTGTTGTGCGTAGCCAATTGAAGTATTTGTGCCGACGGTTGTGGTCTAACCCTCCCAACCATGGGGCCCGAATTGTAGCCACGGTGCTTAATAACCCAGCACTCAGGGCAGACTG GCTAGAGAGCTTGTTGATCATGTCATCACGGATTAAGAAGGCACGACAGGAATTATACCAACGTCTCAGGACCAAGGGTACCCCAGGTACCTGGGAACACATTGTTACACAAATAGGCATGTTTAGTTTCAGCGGGCTATCAG TTCAGCAGTGTGAAGTATTGACCAACAAGTATCATATTTACTTGCTGAAGAATGGAAGGATTAGTATGTGTGGCCTCAATAGCAACAACTTGGATTatgttgctgctgctattgaTGATGTGGTGCGACAAAGTAACGGAAGTGTGGACTAG
- the LOC136268643 gene encoding SH3 and PX domain-containing protein 2A-like, with translation MVKTILEVNVRDVEKRRNPNKHYVYIIEVTWSEGTTTVVYRRYSHFFDFQCHLLEKFPIEGGTKDPAQRIIPFLPGKKLLGRSHVRHVAQKRMKGINDYCKTLIRLPASISEDRSVMDFFEITGDDINPVKEKVKKSKGGQDSAGIISDPILLEQYIAIGDYSKEKKNECSLKAGQTVEVIEKNENGWWFVNVDNCHEGWVPATFLEPLGDTEQAQPEKLLKEEVYISTNAYTAENADEVSFEKGVLLDVLKKGLDGWWSVRYKGKEGMAPSAYLEKYNQLKPIETATPTQLVSTPSEAAAAYNTKSKSPTTAKAKTVIDKSKEQRATAAVATAATVKVPPRKESIKRKPFKATTSTRSRSSVQSESAEVYVTIADFKAQAGDGLDFKAGVNVEVITKNSSGWWYVQLGNEEGWVPSSYLEKAESSKQQQSMTRSGSHSQMPRKALTSARSQDNLDQIASASKVSSLGVGKQRTHTSGDKQAVKAMLSSQPVLQRKGSPSMGKKSLTHSTLKDRRSPPPVPSYKKHQETAAPPPVPSYKKHQKTAAVQQSSHPARPISPDAPLVKPRNAAAGDLNSVLKKKFESTETAKPASVISKQKSEQDGTDGGGKRKTPPARPTQGPQKKAGPARPPISPALKHKLLTNSASTTSPTAPSKNTTSPTKPEQWVTCENYSEVGDGCIAFTKGQTVELIDSSNNDWWYVKIGGKEGYAPANYLTKKETTTATVTAAPPPVVKKRSVPQVAARPSAVKPGPPKPVPRGAKKKMYRALADYHDNAGLSFREGDTLELIDDSDDWWFVKLDGVEGWAPSTYLELIS, from the exons ATGGTAAAGACGATATTAGAAGTGAATGTGAGAGATGTGGAGAAGCGACGCAACCCTAACAAACATTAT GTGTACATAATAGAGGTCACGTGGTCAGAAGGCACAACTACTGTGGTTTATCGCAGATATAGTCACTTCTTTGACTTCCAG TGTCACTTATTGGAGAAGTTCCCTATTGAGGGAGGCACCAAGGACCCAGCTCAGAGGATTATACCCTTCTTGCCAG GCAAGAAGTTGCTAGGGAGAAGCCATGTAAGACATGTTGCTCAGAAGAGGATGAAGGGTATTAATGATTATTGTAAG ACACTTATAAGATTACCAGCAAGCATCTCAGAAGATCGCAGTGTGATGGATTTCTTTGAGATTACTGGAGATGATATCAATCCTGTCAA GGAGAAAGTAAAGAAGAGCAAAGGAGGACAAG ACTCAGCTGGTATTATTAGTGATCCTATTTTATTGGAGCAGTACATTGCTATTGGCGACTACAGTAAGGAGAAGAAAAATGAGTGTAGCTTGAAGGCTGGTCAAACAGTAGAAGTGATTGAGAAGAATGAAAATG GGTGGTGGTTTGTTAATGTTGATAACTGTCATGAGGGTTGGGTACCTGCTACATTCCTTGAGCCCCTAGGGGACACAGAGCAAGCACAACCTGAGAAGTTACTCAAAG AGGAAGTATACATCAGCACTAATGCCTACACTGCAGAAAATGCTGATGAAGTGTCATTTGAAAAAGGTGTTCTTCTAGATGTGTTAAAGAAAGGGCTGGATGGATGGTGGAGTGTGCGCTACAAAGGAAAGGAAGGAATGGCTCCATCTGCTTATCTTGAGAAATACAACCAGTTAAAGCCAATTGAGACAGCCACACCCACACAGTTAGTATCTACTCCAAGTGAAGCTGCCGCTGCATACAACACAAAATCAAAATCTCCTACTACAGCGAAAGCAAAGACTGTTATAGACAAGAGTAAAGAACAAAGAGCTACTGCTGCAGTTGCTACTGCTGCTACAG TGAAAGTTCCTCCAAGGAAAGAGTCCATTAAG AGAAAACCCTTTAAGGCGACTACATCCACTAGGTCACGAAGTTCTGTCCAATCAGAGTCAGCTGAAGTGTATGTCACAATTGCTGACTTCAAGGCTCAGGCTGGTGATGGGCTAGACTTTAAAGCTGGTGTGAATGTTGAAGTGATCACAAAGAACTCATCTGGCTGGTGGTATGTACAGTTAGGAAATGAGGAGGGTTGGGTGCCATCTTCTTATCTGGAGAAAGCTGAGTCAAGCAAGCAACAACAGTCAATGACTCGATCAGGCAGTCACAGTCAAATGCCACGGAAAGCTCTCACTTCTGCTAGGAGTCAAGATAACTTGGATCAAATCGCATCAGCCAGCAAAGTGTCAAGTCTAGGAGTTGGTAAGCAGAGAACACACACGTCAGGAGACAAGCAAGCAGTCAAGGCGATGTTATCTTCTCAACCAGTGTTACAACGTAAAGGCTCCCCTTCAATGGGCAAGAAATCCTTGACTCATTCAACATTGAAAGACCGTCGGTCTCCACCTCCTGTTCCATCCTACAAGAAACACCAAGAGACAGCAGCTCCACCACCTGTTCCATCCTACAAGAAACACCAAAAGACGGCAGCAGTCCAACAATCATCACATCCAGCTAGGCCCATTAGTCCAGATGCTCCACTAGTTAAACCACGTAATGCAGCAGCAGGTGACCTTAATTCAGTTTTGAAGAAGAAATTTGAGAGCACAGAGACAGCTAAGCCAGCATCAGTAATTTCCAAACAAAAGAGTGAGCAAGATGGAACGGATGGAGGTGGGAAAAGGAAGACGCCACCTGCTCGGCCTACACAAGGTCCTCAGAAGAAGGCTGGACCAGCCCGCCCACCTATTAGCCCAGCATTGAAGCACAAACTACTAACTAACTCAGCCAGTACAACCAGTCCTACTGCTCCTAGCAAAAACACTACCTCACCTACCAAACCAGAACAATGGGTGACATGTGAGAACTATTCTGAGGTTGGTGACGGATGCATTGCCTTCACAAAAGGTCAAACTGTTGAATTGATAGACTCTTCCAATAATGACTGGTGGTATGTAAAGATTGGTGGTAAGGAAGGTTATGCACCTGCCAATTATCTAACTAAAAAGGAAACCACCACTGCTACTGTTACAGCTGCCCCTCCGCCAGTGGTAAAGAAGAGAAGTGTCCCTCAAGTTGCAGCAAGGCCCTCAGCAGTCAAGCCCGGCCCTCCTAAACCAGTCCCTCGAGGAGCTAAGAAGAAAATGTATCGAGCACTGGCTGACTATCACGATAATGCTGGACTGTCATTTCGTGAGGGAGACACTTTAGAACTTATTGATGACTCGGATGATTGGTGGTTTGTGAAACTTGATGGTGTAGAGGGATGGGCACCATCCACATATTTGGAATTAATTTCTTGA
- the LOC136268647 gene encoding ribonuclease P protein subunit p30-like isoform X2 produces the protein MVISGYPGCMQKPVKLLRRLTILVEDPSLLHVLASPAVSQYDIVAIQPNSERTFQQACATLPVDIVTMEMTEQLPFILRRQQIGQAIERGLMFEICYSPAILDANARRYTFSNALNLVRLCKGKNVIVSSKAQQPMELRAPYDVANLCHLFGIKGGGKCKDLITTHCQLAVLHAEMRRGSAKGIVTSCSVQNLEEEERWQIADPFDITSGARLKPVDDMNDETPSELKSSIRKRSQSHTPTRESKKAKTTEK, from the exons ATGGTGATTAGTGGTTACCCAGGATGTATGCAG AAACCTGTCAAGCTACTGAGAAGACTGACCATATTAGTAGAAGATCCAAGTTTGCTGCATGTACTG GCTAGTCCGGCAGTATCACAGTATGACATCGTTGCTATCCAGCCAAACTCTGAGAGGACATTTCAG CAAGCCTGTGCCACATTACCAGTAGACATTGTCACCATGGAGATGACAGAACAGTTACCCTTCATTTTGCGCCGGCAACAAATTGGTCAA GCAATAGAACGAGGGTTGATGTTTGAGATATGTTACTCACCAGCTATACTTG ATGCTAACGCACGGCGTTACACTTTCTCTAATGCGCTCAACCTTGTGAGGCTGTGTAAGGGAAAG AACGTCATTGTCAGCAGTAAGGCACAACAG CCAATGGAATTGAGAGCTCCATATGATGTAGCCAACTT GTGTCACTTATTTGGAATAAAGGGAGGAGGAAAATGTAAGGATTTGATCACCACTCATTGTCAGTTAGCTGTGTTACATGCTG AGATGAGAAGAGGATCAGCTAAAGGTATAGTGACATCTTGTAGTGTACAGAACTTGGAGGAGGAAGAGAGGTGGCAGATTGCTGATCCATTTGATATCACAAGTGGAGCTAGACTAAAGCCAGTTGATGACATGAATGATGAGACTCCCTCAGAGCTGAAAAGTAGCATTAGAAAACGTTCACAATCACACACTCCCACAAGGGAAAGTAAAAAAGCAAAAACAACTGAGAAATAA